The Treponema sp. OMZ 790 genome includes the window TTCGCCGATTCCTTTTTCTGCTCTGTCTTCCTTGCCTTTTTCAGGGTTGTAATTAACAGTAATTTCCATTAATTCTTTGCGGTCGCTTTTAAACTTGTCGTATTGGTAGGTTGCATGAAGCATGCCTTCTGCAATTGCTGAAGCTGTTTTATAAGTGCATAGATTATTGAGTTTAGGAATATTAAGCTCAACCTCTGTAACCTTGTTCTTTAAAAGTTCTGAAGAGGCCTTAAAAAAAGTTTTTCTTAAAACTTCCAAATCAATTTTTTCTTCTTTACCCAGTCCTATAAAAAGATGAGCTTTAAGATTTGAATCGAGGCTGTAGTAAACTTCTTCCGCCTTTCCCGAAAACAATTCTTTTTCTTTTAAGTGGGTAAGAAACTCGCCTTCGATTTTTTCTTCATAAACCAACTGTGCAGCAACACCGCCGTGTTTTGCAATGTTAAATTTCATAGTTCCTCCAAAATCTATTGTTTTAATGTTGTTTTTTACATCATACAATATACATATTTTAAAAACTTGCTACAAGATGTAGGGAGTAAAATAGTTTTCAAAATCGAATTATTTTAACTACTCTTATGTAAAGTGAAACGGCAGATAAAAATCCTACCGTTATATATGCACAAAGTACAATGCAGTTAAATAATTTTATGTGCAATGCCGAATGTAATATTATTGCTATGAGCGGAACCGCGTATAATATAACGGCAACAAAGCGCCCTATTTTATCGAAAAATAAAGGTCGATCGGTTTTTAGTTTTTTGTTAAACACATATGATGTCAAACAAAACTCCGTAAATTTTATTAGTATTATTATAATCATACCTGCCGGTAATAATCCTTGCGTATACAGGATATAACTTGCAGTGAAAATAAAGAAAAAATCCGTTCCGGCATCCAGAACAGCTCCTATTTTGCTTTCCGAATTATAATAGCGGGCAAGTTTTCCGTCAAAGAAATCAGTTAACGCTATTACGGAAAATAATATGCCGCAAAAGAAAACTCTGCGTTCTTCATAAAACAATACGATATCGAATATGATGGAAAGAGGCAGTCTTAATAAGGTTAAGCTATTTATTAAAATCTTTTTCATGCGTTGTAGATAAAACGGTATTTTCGGAGACTATACCTTTTACAAAGTATAGAGTAAGAAGCCTGATTACTTCGCTGCAGCCTTCAAAATCTGAATCCGTTATATGGCAATCAATATAGTATAAAAACTCATATACTCTCTTTAATTGAGACGCCAATCGATTTTTGATTTTTAATTCTTTCATTTTTTTATTGAGTACATCAGTTAAAAATTGATGAAACTGATTGTCTTTTTTTCCTTGCTCGGAAAGATAATAAGCGTGTAAAAGTTTTGAGATTTTGGGATTACTCCATTCCGCCATTATCTTATTTCCGAATAAGTGTTTTGAAGTTACAGAAAATAAGGATTCAACAA containing:
- a CDS encoding CDP-alcohol phosphatidyltransferase family protein; translation: MKKILINSLTLLRLPLSIIFDIVLFYEERRVFFCGILFSVIALTDFFDGKLARYYNSESKIGAVLDAGTDFFFIFTASYILYTQGLLPAGMIIIILIKFTEFCLTSYVFNKKLKTDRPLFFDKIGRFVAVILYAVPLIAIILHSALHIKLFNCIVLCAYITVGFLSAVSLYIRVVKIIRF
- a CDS encoding TetR/AcrR family transcriptional regulator, with translation MDKKEELLISAHDIFAKKGYKGTNISDITKAINVATGSFYKHYVSKEDIFLEVYKCENTRIRQLVMEQVDWQMPIEIVVESLFSVTSKHLFGNKIMAEWSNPKISKLLHAYYLSEQGKKDNQFHQFLTDVLNKKMKELKIKNRLASQLKRVYEFLYYIDCHITDSDFEGCSEVIRLLTLYFVKGIVSENTVLSTTHEKDFNK